The following proteins are encoded in a genomic region of Physeter macrocephalus isolate SW-GA unplaced genomic scaffold, ASM283717v5 random_388, whole genome shotgun sequence:
- the CCDC51 gene encoding mitochondrial potassium channel isoform X1, producing MTGCSPVLAMRHVMGVSPVLVRRGLLGRDLFMTRTLCSPGPSQPREKRPEEVALRLYHRLTALGGALGHSIQQRASSMAKTWWDRYEEFVGLSEVREAQGNVTEAEKVFMVARGLVREAREDLEGQQAKLKEVRDRLDRISRDDNQYLELATLEHRMLQEEKRLRMTYLRAEDSEREKFSLFSAAVRESHEKERTRAERTKNWSLIGSVLGALIGVAGSTYVNRVRLQELKVLLLEAQKGPVSLQEAIREQASSYSLQQRDLHDIMADLRGLVQAGPGQSSLSQAGTSPTQDRDTDVLSAALREQLSHSRQVHSCLEGLREQLDGLEETLSQVAGVLQLAKAAAHPGLVEPADGALSGSLLEQGSMILGLSDMEQRLEAQVNRNTIYGTLVTCVTFVAILPVLYMLFRAS from the exons ATGACAGGGTGCAGCCCTGTGTTGGCCATGCGGCACGTCATGGGTGTTTCTCCCGTACTGGTGCGGAGAGGCCTCCTTGGAAGGGACCTCTTTATGACCAGGACTCTCTGcagcccaggccccagccagcccagagagaaaagacctgaggAGGTGGCCCTCAGGCTGTACCACCGCCTCACAGcgctgggaggagccctgggaCACAGCATTCAGCAGCGAGCGTCCTCCATGGCCAAGACTTGGTGGGACAGATATGAAGAGTTTGTTGGACTCAGTGAGGTTCGAGAGGCCCAGGGAAACGTGACTGAG GCAGAGAAAGTGTTCATGGTGGCTCGAGGGCTTGTCCGGGAGGCTCGGGAGGACTTGGAAGGTCAGCAGGCCAagctgaaggaggtgagggaccGCTTGGACCGCATCTCCAGAGACGATAACCAGTACCTGGAACTGGCTACTCTGGAGCACAGGATGTTGCAG GAGGAGAAGAGGCTTCGTATGACCTATCTGCGTGCCGAAGACTCCGAGCGAGAGAAgttctccctcttctctgcagCTGTGCGGGAAAGTCATGAGAAGGAGCGCACTCGGGCTGAGAGGACCAAGAACTGGTCCCTTATTGGGTCAGTCCTGGGGGCCTTGATTGGTGTGGCTGGCTCCACCTACGTGAACCGTGTGCGGCTACAGGAGCTGAAGGTCTTGCTTCTTGAGGCTCAGAAGGGGCCTGTGAGCCTCCAGGAAGCCATCCGAGAACAGGCGTCCAGCTACTCCCTCCAGCAGAGGGACCTCCATGACATCATGGCGGACCTGAGGGGCCTGGTGCAAGCTGGGCCTGGGCAGAGCTCTTTGTCCCAGGCAGGTACTTCCCCCACCcaagacagagacacagatgtcCTTTCAGCTGCCTTGAGAGAGCAGCTCAGCCATTCCAGGCAGGTCCATTCATGTCTAGAGGGTTTACGAGAGCAGCTTGATGGCCTGGAAGAGACTTTGAGCCAAGTGGCTGGGGTGCTTCAGCTTGCAAAGGCTGCAGCGCACCCAGGCCTGGTGGAGCCGGCAGATGGGGCCCTGTCTGGGTCCTTGCTGGAACAGGGGAGCATGATCTTGGGGCTGTCGGACATGGAGCAGAGGCTAGAAGCCCAGGTCAACAGGAACACCATCTATGGCACACTGGTCACCTGCGTGACATTTGTGGCCATCCTGCCTGTGCTGTATATGCTGTTCAGGGCCAGCTAG
- the CCDC51 gene encoding mitochondrial potassium channel isoform X3: MVARGLVREAREDLEGQQAKLKEVRDRLDRISRDDNQYLELATLEHRMLQEEKRLRMTYLRAEDSEREKFSLFSAAVRESHEKERTRAERTKNWSLIGSVLGALIGVAGSTYVNRVRLQELKVLLLEAQKGPVSLQEAIREQASSYSLQQRDLHDIMADLRGLVQAGPGQSSLSQAGTSPTQDRDTDVLSAALREQLSHSRQVHSCLEGLREQLDGLEETLSQVAGVLQLAKAAAHPGLVEPADGALSGSLLEQGSMILGLSDMEQRLEAQVNRNTIYGTLVTCVTFVAILPVLYMLFRAS, from the exons ATGGTGGCTCGAGGGCTTGTCCGGGAGGCTCGGGAGGACTTGGAAGGTCAGCAGGCCAagctgaaggaggtgagggaccGCTTGGACCGCATCTCCAGAGACGATAACCAGTACCTGGAACTGGCTACTCTGGAGCACAGGATGTTGCAG GAGGAGAAGAGGCTTCGTATGACCTATCTGCGTGCCGAAGACTCCGAGCGAGAGAAgttctccctcttctctgcagCTGTGCGGGAAAGTCATGAGAAGGAGCGCACTCGGGCTGAGAGGACCAAGAACTGGTCCCTTATTGGGTCAGTCCTGGGGGCCTTGATTGGTGTGGCTGGCTCCACCTACGTGAACCGTGTGCGGCTACAGGAGCTGAAGGTCTTGCTTCTTGAGGCTCAGAAGGGGCCTGTGAGCCTCCAGGAAGCCATCCGAGAACAGGCGTCCAGCTACTCCCTCCAGCAGAGGGACCTCCATGACATCATGGCGGACCTGAGGGGCCTGGTGCAAGCTGGGCCTGGGCAGAGCTCTTTGTCCCAGGCAGGTACTTCCCCCACCcaagacagagacacagatgtcCTTTCAGCTGCCTTGAGAGAGCAGCTCAGCCATTCCAGGCAGGTCCATTCATGTCTAGAGGGTTTACGAGAGCAGCTTGATGGCCTGGAAGAGACTTTGAGCCAAGTGGCTGGGGTGCTTCAGCTTGCAAAGGCTGCAGCGCACCCAGGCCTGGTGGAGCCGGCAGATGGGGCCCTGTCTGGGTCCTTGCTGGAACAGGGGAGCATGATCTTGGGGCTGTCGGACATGGAGCAGAGGCTAGAAGCCCAGGTCAACAGGAACACCATCTATGGCACACTGGTCACCTGCGTGACATTTGTGGCCATCCTGCCTGTGCTGTATATGCTGTTCAGGGCCAGCTAG
- the CCDC51 gene encoding mitochondrial potassium channel isoform X2 — protein MAKTWWDRYEEFVGLSEVREAQGNVTEAEKVFMVARGLVREAREDLEGQQAKLKEVRDRLDRISRDDNQYLELATLEHRMLQEEKRLRMTYLRAEDSEREKFSLFSAAVRESHEKERTRAERTKNWSLIGSVLGALIGVAGSTYVNRVRLQELKVLLLEAQKGPVSLQEAIREQASSYSLQQRDLHDIMADLRGLVQAGPGQSSLSQAGTSPTQDRDTDVLSAALREQLSHSRQVHSCLEGLREQLDGLEETLSQVAGVLQLAKAAAHPGLVEPADGALSGSLLEQGSMILGLSDMEQRLEAQVNRNTIYGTLVTCVTFVAILPVLYMLFRAS, from the exons ATGGCCAAGACTTGGTGGGACAGATATGAAGAGTTTGTTGGACTCAGTGAGGTTCGAGAGGCCCAGGGAAACGTGACTGAG GCAGAGAAAGTGTTCATGGTGGCTCGAGGGCTTGTCCGGGAGGCTCGGGAGGACTTGGAAGGTCAGCAGGCCAagctgaaggaggtgagggaccGCTTGGACCGCATCTCCAGAGACGATAACCAGTACCTGGAACTGGCTACTCTGGAGCACAGGATGTTGCAG GAGGAGAAGAGGCTTCGTATGACCTATCTGCGTGCCGAAGACTCCGAGCGAGAGAAgttctccctcttctctgcagCTGTGCGGGAAAGTCATGAGAAGGAGCGCACTCGGGCTGAGAGGACCAAGAACTGGTCCCTTATTGGGTCAGTCCTGGGGGCCTTGATTGGTGTGGCTGGCTCCACCTACGTGAACCGTGTGCGGCTACAGGAGCTGAAGGTCTTGCTTCTTGAGGCTCAGAAGGGGCCTGTGAGCCTCCAGGAAGCCATCCGAGAACAGGCGTCCAGCTACTCCCTCCAGCAGAGGGACCTCCATGACATCATGGCGGACCTGAGGGGCCTGGTGCAAGCTGGGCCTGGGCAGAGCTCTTTGTCCCAGGCAGGTACTTCCCCCACCcaagacagagacacagatgtcCTTTCAGCTGCCTTGAGAGAGCAGCTCAGCCATTCCAGGCAGGTCCATTCATGTCTAGAGGGTTTACGAGAGCAGCTTGATGGCCTGGAAGAGACTTTGAGCCAAGTGGCTGGGGTGCTTCAGCTTGCAAAGGCTGCAGCGCACCCAGGCCTGGTGGAGCCGGCAGATGGGGCCCTGTCTGGGTCCTTGCTGGAACAGGGGAGCATGATCTTGGGGCTGTCGGACATGGAGCAGAGGCTAGAAGCCCAGGTCAACAGGAACACCATCTATGGCACACTGGTCACCTGCGTGACATTTGTGGCCATCCTGCCTGTGCTGTATATGCTGTTCAGGGCCAGCTAG